From a region of the Bradyrhizobium diazoefficiens genome:
- the serA gene encoding phosphoglycerate dehydrogenase translates to MPAPGQSPERSAKALLLEGVNDSAVDLFRSAGFTNVERLTKALGGEDLRRALEDVSLLGIRSRTQITDEVLGAADQLLAVGCFSVGTNQVDLMAARKRGIPVFNAPFSNTRSVAELVIGEIVMLLRRIFPRSVSAHAGGWDKSATGSREVRGRTLGIVGYGNIGSQLSTLAEAMGMRVIYFDRTDKLRHGNTEPVERLEELLAQSDVVSLHVPETPETSGMIGEKELRAMKSGSFLINNSRGTVVDLDALARALRDGHLAGAAIDVFPVEPSSNADRFKSPMQGLENVILTPHIGGSTEEAQERIGGEVARKLVDYFITGSTMGAVNFPEVQLHLRPSGARFSHVHRNVPGMLRRLNEVFLERDINIAAQYLETSGDLGYVVLDADLGGQDSAALLQQIRSLDGTVGARLVFEH, encoded by the coding sequence ATGCCAGCCCCAGGCCAGAGCCCTGAGCGGAGCGCCAAGGCGCTGCTGCTCGAAGGCGTCAATGACAGTGCCGTGGACCTGTTCAGGAGCGCGGGCTTCACCAATGTCGAGCGGCTGACCAAGGCGCTGGGCGGCGAGGATCTGCGGCGGGCGCTCGAGGACGTGTCGCTGCTCGGCATCCGCTCCCGGACCCAGATCACCGATGAGGTGCTCGGGGCCGCCGACCAGCTGCTCGCGGTCGGCTGCTTCAGCGTCGGCACCAACCAGGTTGATCTCATGGCGGCGCGCAAGCGCGGCATTCCCGTGTTCAACGCGCCGTTCTCCAACACGCGCAGCGTCGCCGAGCTCGTGATCGGCGAGATCGTGATGCTGCTGCGGCGGATCTTCCCGCGCTCGGTCTCGGCCCATGCGGGCGGCTGGGACAAGTCGGCGACCGGCAGCCGCGAGGTGCGCGGCCGCACGCTCGGCATCGTCGGTTACGGCAATATCGGCTCGCAGCTCTCGACGCTCGCGGAAGCCATGGGCATGCGAGTGATCTATTTCGACCGCACCGACAAGCTCCGCCACGGCAACACCGAGCCGGTCGAGAGACTGGAAGAGCTGCTGGCGCAGAGCGACGTGGTCAGCCTGCACGTACCCGAGACCCCGGAGACATCAGGCATGATCGGCGAGAAGGAGCTGCGGGCGATGAAATCAGGCTCGTTCCTGATCAACAACAGCCGCGGCACCGTGGTCGATCTCGACGCTCTCGCTCGCGCCTTGCGCGACGGTCACCTTGCCGGCGCCGCCATCGACGTGTTCCCGGTCGAGCCGTCGTCGAACGCGGATCGCTTCAAGAGCCCGATGCAGGGCCTCGAGAATGTCATCCTCACGCCGCATATCGGCGGCTCGACCGAGGAAGCGCAGGAGCGCATCGGCGGCGAAGTCGCGCGCAAGCTCGTCGACTATTTCATCACCGGCTCGACGATGGGCGCGGTGAATTTCCCGGAAGTGCAGCTGCATCTGCGCCCCTCCGGCGCGCGCTTCAGCCATGTCCATCGCAACGTGCCCGGCATGCTGCGGCGGCTGAACGAGGTCTTCCTCGAGCGCGACATCAACATCGCCGCGCAATATCTGGAGACATCAGGGGATCTCGGTTACGTCGTGCTCGACGCCGATCTCGGCGGCCAGGATTCCGCGGCGCTGCTCCAGCAGATCCGCAGCCTCGACGGCACGGTCGGCGCGCGGCTGGTGTTCGAGCACTAG